The Mercurialis annua linkage group LG2, ddMerAnnu1.2, whole genome shotgun sequence genome contains a region encoding:
- the LOC126667720 gene encoding YTH domain-containing protein ECT4-like: MDMYYTSSGHANFTNNYMTQGSENPYLTSPVLEQIEAMYNEGAPEYFVDQGIHYPTANNYGYYCTGFESPSEWEDQRRIFGADGPEFQYAGAQTENLPFVYYTPSYGYAESPYNPYNPYIPGAMLGIDGSYIGAQQYYPVTPYQDPVSLPGYVPVVVQPDFIPSYYTDPLLDSSAAYNSRPSARGLKHNHGSSSAAFPKNQTKSVLNQTNSLSKMSEGPKFNGGTSKQSLTHGSVSSGSFPTTASSRMLEGRGASVSIPVDKFSNEKVLSYSSQLKVPVPANNGFSEFGSSALGDTSVDKLQSKIHVGGTFHDVNGRSDALGDQNRGPRINKPKNQLVVKAFTDKVGDPNAQGNMIIYTDQFNKDDFPLDYIDAKYSVIKSYSEDDIHKSIKYNVWSSTPHGNKKLQSAYEDAQKIVAREHRPCPIFLFFSVNASGQFCGVAEMIGPVDFLKDMDFWQQDKWSGSFPVKWHFIKDVSNSSFRHIILENNENKPVTNSRDTQEILFKQGLEMLKIFKDHSSKTSILDDFLYYENRQRIMQEEKGRLVFRNFESPYLVPVPARKLDPLVELPPSIGEKTKKQIVYSIMKKTDPSSTEKAFSNTGVANVITGCGTSDKIITNSGDDISSGLKIGSLSINTKQAEPKPSFSGTTVASTGPAGIVTVGSVPIKVNGAESSGFLRVGSIPLDPKVLQCEKGGSLTKRPS, encoded by the exons ATGGATATGTATTATACTAGTTCTGGACATGCAAATTTTACTAACAACTATATG ACTCAAGGTTCCGAAAACCCTTATTTGACGAGTCCGGTGCTTGAACAAATTGAAGCTATGTATAACGAAGGCGCCCCTGAGTATTTTGTTGATCAGGGCATACATTACCCTACTGCCAATAATTATGGATACTATTGTACAG GATTTGAATCACCTAGCGAATGGGAGGACCAACGTAGGATTTTTGGTGCAGATGGTCCTGAATTCCAATATGCG GGTGCACAAACTGAAAATTTGCCTTTTGTATATTATACTCCTAGCTATGGATATGCAGAGTCACCCTATAACCCATACAACCCTTATATTCCTGGTGCCATGTTAGGCATTGATGGTTCATATATAGGAGCACAACAGTATTACCCCGTCACACCTTATCAGGACCCTGTGTCTTTACCAGGCTATGTCCCTGTTGTTGTTCAACCAGATTTCATCCCAAGCTATTATACAGACCCCTTGCTAGATTCTAGTGCAGCATACAATAGTAGACCCAGTGCAAGAGGTTTAAAACACAATCATGGTTCATCTTCTGCAGCTTTTCCCAAGAACCAAACTAAATCTGTTTTAAATCAGACTAATTCATTGTCCAAGATGTCAGAAGGCCCAAAATTTAATGGTGGAACTAGCAAGCAATCTTTAACACATGGAAGTGTTTCTTCTGGTAGTTTTCCAACTACAGCCTCATCACGTATGCTTGAG ggCAGAGGCGCTTCTGTTTCAATTCCAGTGGATAAATTTTCGAATGAGAAAGTTCTCTCTTATTCTAGCCAATTAAAAGTTCCAGTCCCTGCCAATAATGGCTTTTCTGAATTTGGATCAAGTGCTCTTGGAGACACTAGTGTGGATAAGCTGCAGTCTAAGATTCATGTCGGCGGAACTTTCCATGATGTGAATGGTCGATCGGATGCTTTGGGCGACCAGAATCGTGGACCTAGAATAAATAAACCAAAGAATCAACTGGTTGTTAAAGCCTTCACAGACAAAGTGGGAGATCCTAATGCACAAGGAAACATGATTATATACACTGATCAGTTTAACAAAGATGATTTCCCGCTTGATTATATTGATGCAAAATATTCTGTAATTAAGTCATATAGCGAAGATGATATCCACAAGAGCATCAAGTATAACGTTTGGTCATCTACACCCCATGGAAATAAGAAGCTGCAGAGTGCCTATGAGGATGCACAAAAAATAGTTGCCCGAGAACATCGGCCCTGTCCTATCTTTCTGTTCTTTTCT GTCAATGCAAGTGGTCAATTCTGTGGTGTTGCAGAGATGATTGGGCCGGTTGACTTTCTAAAGGACATGGATTTTTGGCAGCAAGATAAATGGAGTGGTAGCTTCCCAGTCAAGTGGCATTTTATTAAAGATGTTTCAAATTCAAGCTTTAGACACATTATCTTGGAGAATAATGAGAATAAGCCAGTTACTAATAGCAGAGACACTCAAGAG ATTTTATTCAAGCAAGGTCTCGAGATGTTGAAGATATTTAAAGATCACTCATCGAAGACATCAATACTTGATGACTTTTTGTATTACGAGAATCGTCAGAGAATTATGCAGGAAGAGAAAGGGAGACTTGTATTTAGAAATTTTGAGAGTCCGTACTTAGTACCTGTTCCTGCCCGCAAACTTGATCCTCTTGTCGAGCTACCTCCAAGTATAGGAGAGAAGACCAAGAAGCAGATCGTTTACAGCATCATGAAGAAAACTGATCCATCTTCCACAGAGAAGGCTTTTTCAAATACTGGTGTTGCGAATGTAATTACTGGGTGTGGGACTtctgataaaataataaccaACTCGGGAGATGATATTTCATCTGGTTTGAAGATCGGTTCTCTCAGTATTAATACAAAGCAGGCTGAACCCAAGCCCTCCTTTTCTGGTACTACGGTTGCTAGTACTGGTCCAGCTGGTATTGTTACAGTAGGATCAGTGCCTATTAAAGTTAATGGAGCTGAATCTTCTGGTTTTTTAAGAGTTGGCAGTATCCCGCTTGATCCGAAGGTACTACAGTGTGAAAAAGGTGGTTCTCTTACTAAACGTCCGTCTTAA
- the LOC126669640 gene encoding probable boron transporter 2 isoform X1, with product MEESFVPFRGIKNDVKQRLACYKQDWTGGLEAGFRILAPTMYIFFASAIPVISFGEQLDRETDGVLTAVQTLASTALCGIVHSIIGGQPLLILGVAEPTVIMYTFMFNFAKSRPDLGSKLFLAWTGWVCLWTALLLFLLAILGACSIINRFTRLTGELFGLLIAMLFMQEAIKGLVNEFHIPERENPKLIQFKPSWRFANGMFALVLSFGLLLTALRSRKARSWRYGSGSLRGFIADYGVPLMVLVWTAVSYITSGSTPEGIPRRLFSPNPWSTGAYKNWTVMKDMLNVPVIYIIGAFIPATMTAVLYYFDHSVASQLAQQKEFNLRKPPSFHYDLLLLGFMVIMCGLLGIPPSNGVIPQSPMHTKSLATLKHQLLRNRLVAAARKCMSKNSSLVEVYESMQEAYQQMQSPLIYQEPSALGLKELRESTIQMASVGNADAPVDETMFDVDKEIDDLLPVEVKEQRLSNLLQSIFVGGCVAAMPLIKRIPTSVLWGYFAFMAIESLPGNQFWERILLLFTAPSRRYKVLEEYHASFVETVPFKTIAIFTVFQTAYLLVCFGITWIPIAGVLFPLMIMLLVPVRQYILPKFFKGAHLQDLDAAEYEEAPALSFNLPSQERVMSRSASFADDGEILEGMMTRSRGEIKSIRSSGTSTPSKELKNSNSFSDKVISPRVSELRGELSPRQGGRGPFSPRTAEPKACSNLGKTG from the exons ATGGTGTTCTCACGGCTGTTCAGACTTTGGCTTCCACTGCATTGTGTGGTATTGTGCACTCTATTATAGGAGGTCAGCCTTTGCTGATCCTTGGAGTTGCAGAACCAACTGTGATTATGTACACATTTATGTTCAACTTTGCTAAAAGTAGACCTGATTTGGGATCAAAGCTCTTCCTGGCATGGACTGGATG GGTATGTTTGTGGACAGCTCTCTTGTTGTTTCTACTTGCTATCTTAGGAGCATGCTCCATCATCAATAGGTTTACACGTCTCACGGGCGAGTTGTTCGGGCTTTTGATCGCCATGCTTTTCATGCAGGAAGCTATCAAA GGACTTGTTAATGAATTTCACATACCCGAAAGAGAAAATCCCAAGTTGATTCAGTTTAAACCCTCTTGGAGATTTGCAAATGGGATGTTTGCATTGGTTCTCTCATTTGGCCTTCTGTTGACTGCTTTAAGAAGCAGAAAAGCAAGGTCGTGGCGCTATGGTTCAG GGTCACTTCGAGGCTTCATAGCAGATTATGGTGTGCCTTTGATGGTGTTGGTTTGGACTGCTGTATCCTATATTACATCAGGTAGTACTCCAGAAGGAATCCCAAGGCGTCTTTTCAGTCCAAATCCATGGTCAACAGGTGCCTATAAGAACTGGACTGTGATGAAG GATATGCTAAATGTTCCggttatttatataattggagCTTTCATTCCAGCAACAATGACTGCAGTGCTCTATTATTTTGACCATAGTGTGGCATCTCAGCTTGCTCAGCAGAAAGAATTTAACTTGAGAAAACCACCTTCATTCCATTACGATTTACTACTTTTAGGATTCATG GTTATAATGTGCGGTCTTCTTGGGATCCCTCCCTCAAATGGTGTTATTCCACAGTCTCCCATGCATACCAAAAGCCTGGCTACACTAAAGCACCAA CTGCTTCGTAATCGCCTTGTGGCAGCAGCACGCAAATGTATGAGTAAGAATTCAAGCTTGGTAGAAGTGTATGAGAGCATGCAAGAAGCCTATCAACAGATGCAATCTCCATTGATCTATCAAGAACCTTCTGCTCTG GGATTGAAGGAATTAAGGGAGTCAACAATTCAGATGGCAAGCGTGGGCAATGCTGATGCCCCGGTTGATGAGACAATGTTTGATGTTGACAAggaaattgatgatttattacCTGTTGAAGTCAAAGAACAGCGTCTTAGTAACTTGCTTCAGTCTATATTCGTAGGAGGATGCGTTGCGGCCATGCCTTTGATAAAAAGGATACCAACCTCAGTTCTCTGGGGTTATTTTGCTTTCATGGCCATTGAGAGTTTACCTGGAAACCAATTCTGGGAGCGGATCTTGTTGCTATTCACCGCTCCAAGCAGAAGATACAA aGTGCTGGAGGAATACCATGCCAGTTTTGTGGAAACAGTGCCTTTCAAGACAATTGCAATATTTACAGTTTTTCAAACAGCTTACCTGCTAGTCTGTTTTGGGATTACATGGATTCCAATTGCTGGGGTTCTTTTCCCTTTAATGATCATGCTTTTGGTACCTGTAAGACAATACATTTTGCCTAAGTTTTTCAAAGGAGCTCATCTTCAGGATCTGGATGCTGCAGAATATGAAGAAGCTCCAGCTTTATCATTCAATCTACCATCT CAGGAAAGAGTGATGAGTAGATCAGCCTCATTTGCAGATGATGGAGAAATTTTAGAGGGAATGATGACACGAAGCAGGGGAGAGATAAAAAGCATACGCTCAAGTGGTACGAGCACACCATCAAAAGAACTAAAGAACAGTAATAGTTTCTCAGATAAGGTGATTAGCCCCCGAGTTAGTGAGCTGCGAGGAGAGCTGAGTCCTCGGCAAGGAGGAAGAGGACCGTTTAGTCCAAGAACAGCAGAACCAAAAGCTTGTTCTAATCTAGGAAAAACTGGTTAA
- the LOC126669640 gene encoding boron transporter 1-like isoform X2, translating to MEESFVPFRGIKNDVKQRLACYKQDWTGGLEAGFRILAPTMYIFFASAIPVISFGEQLDRETDGVLTAVQTLASTALCGIVHSIIGGQPLLILGVAEPTVIMYTFMFNFAKSRPDLGSKLFLAWTGWVCLWTALLLFLLAILGACSIINRFTRLTGELFGLLIAMLFMQEAIKGLVNEFHIPERENPKLIQFKPSWRFANGMFALVLSFGLLLTALRSRKARSWRYGSGSLRGFIADYGVPLMVLVWTAVSYITSGSTPEGIPRRLFSPNPWSTGAYKNWTVMKDMLNVPVIYIIGAFIPATMTAVLYYFDHSVASQLAQQKEFNLRKPPSFHYDLLLLGFMVIMCGLLGIPPSNGVIPQSPMHTKSLATLKHQLLRNRLVAAARKCMSKNSSLVEVYESMQEAYQQMQSPLIYQEPSALGLKELRESTIQMASVGNADAPVDETMFDVDKEIDDLLPVEVKEQRLSNLLQSIFVGGCVAAMPLIKRIPTSVLWGYFAFMAIESLPGNQFWERILLLFTAPSRRYKVLEEYHASFVETVPFKTIAIFTVFQTAYLLVCFGITWIPIAGVLFPLMIMLLVPVRQYILPKFFKGAHLQDLDAAEYEEAPALSFNLPSERVMSRSASFADDGEILEGMMTRSRGEIKSIRSSGTSTPSKELKNSNSFSDKVISPRVSELRGELSPRQGGRGPFSPRTAEPKACSNLGKTG from the exons ATGGTGTTCTCACGGCTGTTCAGACTTTGGCTTCCACTGCATTGTGTGGTATTGTGCACTCTATTATAGGAGGTCAGCCTTTGCTGATCCTTGGAGTTGCAGAACCAACTGTGATTATGTACACATTTATGTTCAACTTTGCTAAAAGTAGACCTGATTTGGGATCAAAGCTCTTCCTGGCATGGACTGGATG GGTATGTTTGTGGACAGCTCTCTTGTTGTTTCTACTTGCTATCTTAGGAGCATGCTCCATCATCAATAGGTTTACACGTCTCACGGGCGAGTTGTTCGGGCTTTTGATCGCCATGCTTTTCATGCAGGAAGCTATCAAA GGACTTGTTAATGAATTTCACATACCCGAAAGAGAAAATCCCAAGTTGATTCAGTTTAAACCCTCTTGGAGATTTGCAAATGGGATGTTTGCATTGGTTCTCTCATTTGGCCTTCTGTTGACTGCTTTAAGAAGCAGAAAAGCAAGGTCGTGGCGCTATGGTTCAG GGTCACTTCGAGGCTTCATAGCAGATTATGGTGTGCCTTTGATGGTGTTGGTTTGGACTGCTGTATCCTATATTACATCAGGTAGTACTCCAGAAGGAATCCCAAGGCGTCTTTTCAGTCCAAATCCATGGTCAACAGGTGCCTATAAGAACTGGACTGTGATGAAG GATATGCTAAATGTTCCggttatttatataattggagCTTTCATTCCAGCAACAATGACTGCAGTGCTCTATTATTTTGACCATAGTGTGGCATCTCAGCTTGCTCAGCAGAAAGAATTTAACTTGAGAAAACCACCTTCATTCCATTACGATTTACTACTTTTAGGATTCATG GTTATAATGTGCGGTCTTCTTGGGATCCCTCCCTCAAATGGTGTTATTCCACAGTCTCCCATGCATACCAAAAGCCTGGCTACACTAAAGCACCAA CTGCTTCGTAATCGCCTTGTGGCAGCAGCACGCAAATGTATGAGTAAGAATTCAAGCTTGGTAGAAGTGTATGAGAGCATGCAAGAAGCCTATCAACAGATGCAATCTCCATTGATCTATCAAGAACCTTCTGCTCTG GGATTGAAGGAATTAAGGGAGTCAACAATTCAGATGGCAAGCGTGGGCAATGCTGATGCCCCGGTTGATGAGACAATGTTTGATGTTGACAAggaaattgatgatttattacCTGTTGAAGTCAAAGAACAGCGTCTTAGTAACTTGCTTCAGTCTATATTCGTAGGAGGATGCGTTGCGGCCATGCCTTTGATAAAAAGGATACCAACCTCAGTTCTCTGGGGTTATTTTGCTTTCATGGCCATTGAGAGTTTACCTGGAAACCAATTCTGGGAGCGGATCTTGTTGCTATTCACCGCTCCAAGCAGAAGATACAA aGTGCTGGAGGAATACCATGCCAGTTTTGTGGAAACAGTGCCTTTCAAGACAATTGCAATATTTACAGTTTTTCAAACAGCTTACCTGCTAGTCTGTTTTGGGATTACATGGATTCCAATTGCTGGGGTTCTTTTCCCTTTAATGATCATGCTTTTGGTACCTGTAAGACAATACATTTTGCCTAAGTTTTTCAAAGGAGCTCATCTTCAGGATCTGGATGCTGCAGAATATGAAGAAGCTCCAGCTTTATCATTCAATCTACCATCT GAAAGAGTGATGAGTAGATCAGCCTCATTTGCAGATGATGGAGAAATTTTAGAGGGAATGATGACACGAAGCAGGGGAGAGATAAAAAGCATACGCTCAAGTGGTACGAGCACACCATCAAAAGAACTAAAGAACAGTAATAGTTTCTCAGATAAGGTGATTAGCCCCCGAGTTAGTGAGCTGCGAGGAGAGCTGAGTCCTCGGCAAGGAGGAAGAGGACCGTTTAGTCCAAGAACAGCAGAACCAAAAGCTTGTTCTAATCTAGGAAAAACTGGTTAA